A stretch of DNA from Thermodesulfobacteriota bacterium:
TAATCGACAAGGTCTCAGTAGCTAGGGCCGTCAGCCAGGCTAAGCCGGATTTTTCGATCCTCGATCTAAATGCCGTCCTTGACCGTTTGATTGGTGAAATAAGAAAGAGCAATAAACTTACCGCAATTAAGGCGCAAAACTGATTCCCGGCTAAACAGATAAACTGGCACTGTAATTCAGTAGCCTCACCCCGGCCCCCGAGCCGAGGTCCGGAAGGAATGAAATAATATCCATTTTATACTGGATCCCCCGGTCAAGCCGTGGGATGACGCCCAAAGGCCGTTTATCAAAGAACCAACCGGATATGAAAAACAATCCTTTCCGATCTTCAGGGCACATGGCCAGGTGCTGAGGGAGTCCATTAAGAAAATATTTTGACAGTACACACAAAAACCGCATAAGTTTCTTTAAGAGAAGGGATTCCGTCAGAATATTATTGTTTAGACAAGAATTTAAAATAACCGGTAGCAGTAAGGAGGAATGCATGAATTCCACGGACAATATCCTTAAAGAAGCGTTGGCGCTTAAACCATCAGAGAAGGCACTCCTCATCGATAAGCTGATATCCACCCTTGATAGACCGGATCAGCAAATTGACGAATTGTGGGCGGAAGAAGTCGAGGGCCGGATTGACGCCTACGAACAGGGAAAGCTCAAGTCATTGTCTTTAGAAGAAATCCTTCAAAAATACAGATAGCGTCAATCATGAAAATCAATTTTCTGGAGATCGCCCGGATTGAGCTGGATGAGGCCATCGAGTATTACAATTACGAGGTCCCCGGCCTTGGCGATGCCTTTCTGACCGAAGTGTTGAAAACCCTGGACAGGATCGGTCAATTTCCCGAAGCGTGGCCTCCCTGTTCAACACGGACCAGGCGCTGCCTGACTCGTCGGTTTCCATACGGGGTTATATACCAAGTACGGCAACAGGAGATTCTGATTGTGGCGGTCGCCAATCTCCACAGAAAACCCGACTATTGGAAGGATCGATTGTAATCCGGCCTCCAGGAGAAGATTGGCAGTCAAGAGCCGTATAAATAAGGATGATATAATGAAAATATACCAGTTCAGGGTTTCTATAATCGGGATACCCAATCTGTATCGGATAATTGAGGCATCCGAGAACTGCACTTTTGATGATCTTCATACTGCGATCTTCCAGGCATTTGACCGGTACGATCATCACCTTTATTCCTTTTTCATCACGCGCAAAGACACGCAAGATCGACGTAGCATATATGATGCGCCGGAAATAACGCATCCCATGGCCATAGAGGATATACTGGGCTCGGGAAAAAGGAAAAAATCTACAGCCAATACCAAAATTGGTGATGTCGGCTTGAACGAAAAGGATGTTTTCCACTATTGGTTTGATTTTGGGGATGATTGGTGGCATCGGATTAAAGTCCAAAACATTAGCGAAACAAAGTCTGGGAAAAAACACATGGCATTGATCAAGGCCGTTGGAGAATCTCCGCCGCAATATCCGAACTATGATGATGAGGACTATGAAGAAGAAGATGAATGAAATCTTTTGGCGGTACATGCAAAAAGTTGCAAAAATTTCTTGTATTATCCCCTGTGACGGGCACATTGGACTGATATAAACTAATTGAATTTATAGAAAAAATTTATTCCAGGCTCGGTTTGCCCTCTCTTTTTTCTTGACACCAAACGGGTTTAGATGTTTTCTTGAATGAATGCTCATTCATTCAAGAGGCTAACTGGGCCGATAATGGCTGAACCCAACAGAAATACGTTTAGTCCGGATAAATACCACCTGATTCTGGAGGCGGCCATCAGCGTCATCGCCCGGGAGGGGTTTTCCAACTCCACGGTTTCCAAGATCGCCCGGGCGGCCGGCGTGGCCGACGGCACTATTTATCTTTATTTTAAAAATAAAAATGATATTCTTCTTCATTTTTTTACCTACAAAACCCGGCTGGTATTTGACGAGTTCCGCAAGGAGGTGGACAAAGGCCGGGATGCCCGGACCAAGCTGTCCAATCTGATCCGGGCGCATCTGCGGGAGTTCCAGAAAGACCGGAACATGGCCGAGGTTTTCCAGGCCGAGGCCCGCCAGATCCGCTACTTTGAAACGCATATCAAGGACATCACCCACATGTATTTCGACCTGGTGGGCGAGATCGTCCTGTTGGGCCAGAAAGAGGGTATTTTCCGGGCCGACATGGAACTGAACCTGGTCAAGCGTTTCATCCTGGGCGCGGTGGACGAGGTGATCAATAACTGGCTGCATACCACCGATACCTATGATCTGGAATCCAAGGCGGACGGGCTGGTGGAGTTGTTTCTCCACGGCATCGGCGGCACTAAAGATAGAACCAAGCGAGGAAACGCATAACAATTCATAAGTTGACGGCAACGTAAAAAAAGATGAAGCCGTCAGGCAAGGAGAATAATTATGGCACAGAATGTAGCGGACAGAAGAGATGTTGATTTTGTTCTTCACGAACAGTTCAAGGCCGAAGGGTTGAGCAAGTACGAGGCGTTCGCCGAGTTCAACCGCAAGACCATCGACCTGATCGTCACCGAGGCGCGCAATTTCGCTCTCAAGGAATTGTGGCCCATTAATAAGGAAGGGGACGAGATCGGCGTCACCTTCGACGCCGGCAAGGTGAGCGTGCCGGAATCGTTCCAGCGGGCCTATGAACTGCTCATGGAAGGCGAGTGGATCGCCATGGCTGACGACGTGGAAGTTGGCGGCCAGGGCATGCCCCACCTGGTGGAGCGGGCCGCCAGCGACTACCTGCTGGGCGCCAATTTCGCCTTCATGCTCTACGCCGGCCTGACCCACGGCGCCGCCCGGCTGGTCGAAACCTTCGGCTCCCAGAAGCAGAAGGATATGTACATGAAGAAGCTTTTTTCCGGCGAGTGGTCCGGCACCATGCTGCTGACCGAGCCGGAAGCCGGATCGGACGTGGGCGCCCTGACCACCTCGGCGGTCAAGAACCCCGACGGTACCTATTCCATCACCGGCTCCAAGATCTTCATTTCCGGCGGCGAGCACGACATGACGGCCAACATCATTCACCCCGTGCTGGCCCGCATCGAGGGCGCGCCTCCCGGCACCCGGGGCATTTCCCTGTTCCTGGTACCCAAGTTCCGCGTCAACCCCGACGGCAGCCTGGGCGAGTTCAACGACGTGGTCTGCACCGGCATTGAAGAGAAAATGGGCATCCACGGCAGCGCCACCTGCTCCCTGACCATGGGCAGCAAGGGCAACTGCATCGGCGAACTGATCGGCGAAGAGAACAAGGGCATGATGGAGATGTTCCTGATGATGAACGACGCCCGTCTCCTGGTCGGTTTTCAGGGATTCGCCTGCGCCACCGCTTCTTATCTGGAAGCCTTAAACTACGCCCGTAAGAGAATCCAGGGCCGTCCCCTGACCGCCGGCAAGGATGCCTCGGTGGGCGGCGTGCCGATTATCCAGCACCCGGACGTGCGCCGCCAGCTCATGAACATGAAGGTGTTCGTGGAAGGCCTGCGCAGCCTGATCTATTACGTCGGTTACTGCATGGATATGGTCAAGGTGGCCGCCTCCGATGAGGAAAAAGCGAAATACGCCGGCCTGATCGAGATCCTGACCCCGGTGGTCAAGGGCTACGGCACGG
This window harbors:
- a CDS encoding addiction module protein → MNSTDNILKEALALKPSEKALLIDKLISTLDRPDQQIDELWAEEVEGRIDAYEQGKLKSLSLEEILQKYR
- a CDS encoding type II toxin-antitoxin system RelE/ParE family toxin yields the protein MKINFLEIARIELDEAIEYYNYEVPGLGDAFLTEVLKTLDRIGQFPEAWPPCSTRTRRCLTRRFPYGVIYQVRQQEILIVAVANLHRKPDYWKDRL
- a CDS encoding plasmid pRiA4b ORF-3 family protein, yielding MKIYQFRVSIIGIPNLYRIIEASENCTFDDLHTAIFQAFDRYDHHLYSFFITRKDTQDRRSIYDAPEITHPMAIEDILGSGKRKKSTANTKIGDVGLNEKDVFHYWFDFGDDWWHRIKVQNISETKSGKKHMALIKAVGESPPQYPNYDDEDYEEEDE
- a CDS encoding TetR/AcrR family transcriptional regulator, whose translation is MAEPNRNTFSPDKYHLILEAAISVIAREGFSNSTVSKIARAAGVADGTIYLYFKNKNDILLHFFTYKTRLVFDEFRKEVDKGRDARTKLSNLIRAHLREFQKDRNMAEVFQAEARQIRYFETHIKDITHMYFDLVGEIVLLGQKEGIFRADMELNLVKRFILGAVDEVINNWLHTTDTYDLESKADGLVELFLHGIGGTKDRTKRGNA
- a CDS encoding acyl-CoA dehydrogenase gives rise to the protein MAQNVADRRDVDFVLHEQFKAEGLSKYEAFAEFNRKTIDLIVTEARNFALKELWPINKEGDEIGVTFDAGKVSVPESFQRAYELLMEGEWIAMADDVEVGGQGMPHLVERAASDYLLGANFAFMLYAGLTHGAARLVETFGSQKQKDMYMKKLFSGEWSGTMLLTEPEAGSDVGALTTSAVKNPDGTYSITGSKIFISGGEHDMTANIIHPVLARIEGAPPGTRGISLFLVPKFRVNPDGSLGEFNDVVCTGIEEKMGIHGSATCSLTMGSKGNCIGELIGEENKGMMEMFLMMNDARLLVGFQGFACATASYLEALNYARKRIQGRPLTAGKDASVGGVPIIQHPDVRRQLMNMKVFVEGLRSLIYYVGYCMDMVKVAASDEEKAKYAGLIEILTPVVKGYGTDRAFEVCSQGVQVFGGYGYTKEYPAEQYLRDCRITMIYEGTNGIQAMDLLGRKMTMQKGKLVADLFGEIQKTIAEASHIPTLEVPADKIAAALNKLGEAGRHLGKTSMSNVNQAFLFAHPLLDVCGDVVMAWMLLWRASVAAKALEKNPKDAAFYEGQIKSLTYFVNVLLPTTLGKMDAILTTDTSAIDIADASFGG